From the Solanum lycopersicum chromosome 10, SLM_r2.1 genome, one window contains:
- the LOC101253950 gene encoding ABSCISIC ACID-INSENSITIVE 5-like protein 2: MVIQEMGSRGGGEAKANALATQGSLYSLTLDEVRNQLGNCGKPLNSMNLDEFVKTVWTIESNQEVVGGNDYGPVQQGASQHHPSSITMSRDLSKKTVDEVWQDIQQGVKIDNVDKRSQERQLTLGEITLEDFLVKAGVIAESTQGKRISGLVFGVDSMSLTQQAQWTHYQIPAMQQVPEQQHQQQQQNIPPVFMPGHPIQQPLPVVANPIMDATYPETQVTMSPAHIIGTLSDTQTSGRKRVAPRDVAENSIERRQKRMIKNRESAARSRARKQAYTHELENKVSFLEEENERLKRQKEIEDILPSVPPPEPKYQLRRTSSGPI, from the exons ATGGTAATTCAAGAAATGGGATCTCGGGGGGGAGGTGAAGCAAAGGCAAATGCTTTAGCTACGCAAGGATCACTCTACAGCCTCACTCTTGATGAAGTTCGGAATCAATTGGGGAATTGTGGGAAACCACTCAATAGCATGAACCTTGACGAGTTTGTTAAAACTGTATGGACTATCGAGTCTAATCAAGAAGTGGTGGGGGGAAATGATTACGGGCCAGTGCAGCAAGGGGCTTCTCAGCATCATCCATCGAGCATTACAATGTCCAGGGATCTCAGCAAGAAGACTGTTGATGAGGTGTGGCAAGATATTCAGCAGGGGGTAAAAATAGATAATGTTGATAAGAGAAGCCAGGAGAGGCAACTAACTTTAGGTGAGATAACTCTGGAGGATTTCTTGGTCAAGGCTGGAGTGATTGCCGAGTCGACCCAAGGCAAGAGAATTTCGGGTTTAGTTTTTGGGGTTGATTCAATGTCATTGACACAGCAAGCTCAGTGGACGCACTATCAAATCCCCGCAATGCAACAGGTACCAGAACAGCAgcatcaacaacaacagcagAATATACCACCAGTTTTTATGCCAGGCCATCCAATTCAACAGCCTTTACCTGTTGTTGCTAACCCAATTATGGATGCAACTTATCCTGAAACTCAAGTGACAATGTCTCCAGCTCATATAATTGGAACACTATCAGACACACAAACATCTGGAAGAAAGCGAGTTGCTCCACGTGACGTCGCTGAAAATAGTATAGAAAGGAGGCAGAAGCGGATGATTAAAAATAGGGAATCTGCAGCTCGGTCACGAGCAAGAAAGCAG GCTTACACCCATGAACTAGAGAACAAAGTTTCATTTCTTGAAGAGGAGAATGAAAGACTGAAGAGACAGAAG
- the LOC101253037 gene encoding binding partner of ACD11 1, which translates to MQEVRTVRVGNVSDLAAEREVREFFSFSGEIDHIEIRREQGQSKTAFVTFKDPKALEIALLLSGATIVDQIVSIKQAEDYVPSSETREVRIVDNAVNVAGESSSPLAEAKPTSPSNGRVNGKVYISKAQDVVSNVLAKGSAIRQDAMNKAKAFDEKHQLRATASARVISFDRRVGLTEKLTVGISVVNEKVKSVDQRLQVSDKTMAAVMAAERKLNDTGSAVKSSRYVNAGAAWLNGAFSKVAKAGQVAGTKTREKWNFALSNLTAKDPSIVA; encoded by the exons ATGCAG GAGGTAAGAACAGTACGAGTGGGTAATGTATCAGATCTGGCAGCTGAGAGAGAGGTTCGCGAGTTCTTCTCGTTTTCCGGCGAGATTGACCACATTGAGATTCGCCG AGAACAAGGACAATCCAAGACTGCCTTTGTTACATTTAAAGATCCGAAAGCGCTTGAAATTGCTTTGTTGTTGTCG GGAGCAACCATAGTGGATCAGATTGTAAGTATAAAGCAGGCAGAAGACTATGTTCCATCATCTGAGACTCGG GAAGTCAGGATAGTTGATAATGCTGTGAATGTTGCTGGAGAAAGTTCTTCTCCGCTTGCTGAG GCCAAACCTACTTCTCCTAGCAATGGAAGGGTGAACGGGAAAGTATATATCAGTAAAGCCCAAGATGTTGTCTCAAATGTGTTGGCGAAAGGTTCAGCTATCAGACAAGATGCAATGAATAAAGCCAAGGCATTTGATGAGAAACATCAGCTAAGAGCCACTGCATCTGCTCGAGTCATTTCCTTTGACCGAAGAGTTGGGCTAACAGAAAAGCTTACGGTTGGAATTTCTGTTGTAAATGAGAAAGTTAAATCTGTTGATCAAAGGCTTCAAGTGTCAGATAAAACGATGGCTGCAGTTATGGCAGCAGAACGGAAATTGAATGACACAGGATCAGCAGTCAAATCAAGCAG GTATGTTAATGCTGGAGCTGCCTGGCTGAATGGTGCTTTCAGTAAAGTAGCTAAGGCAGGGCAAGTTGCTGGTACAAAAACGAGAGAAAAATGGAATTTTGCGTTGTCAAATTTGACAGCAAAG GATCCTTCTATTGTTGCCTAG
- the LOC101253334 gene encoding calcium-dependent protein kinase 20-like, producing the protein MGNTCSGPTLNKDSADSSKTDGKGSDSNNVQNTPPPHLQIPGDQDEKSKNSQNGDDIVVEDVKRNKSSNLKRVMSAGLQVDTVLGRKTGNLKDIYTLGRKLGQGQFGTTFLCVDKAQPKEFACKSIAKRKLTTEEDVEDVRREIQIMHHLAGHPSVVQIVGAYEDAVAVHVVMELCAGGELFDRIIKRGHYSEKKAAELARVIVGVVEACHSLGVMHRDLKPENFLFVNEKEESSLKTIDFGLSVFFRPGETFTDVVGSPYYVAPEVLRKRYGPECDIWSAGVIIYILLSGVPPFWDETEQGIFEQIVKGELDLVSEPWPAISESAKDLVRKMLVREPKKRLTAHEVLCHPWVRVGGVAPDKPLDSAVLSRLNQFSAMNKLKKIAIRVIAENLSGEEIAGLKQMFKMIDADNSGHITLEELKKGLEKVGSKLKDSEINSLMQAADMDNSGTIDYGEFIAAMLHLNKVQKEDHMYAAFSYFDQDGSGYITQEELQKACEKFGLSNIPMEELMREVDQDNDGRIDYNEFVAMMQDTGFGKNGNKRV; encoded by the exons ATGGGGAATACATGCTCCGGACCTACTTTGAACAAAGATTCAGCAGATTCATCAAAGACAGATGGAAAAGGTTCTGATTCTAATAATGTCCAGAACACCCCTCCTCCACATCTTCAGATACCTGGAGATCaggatgaaaaatcaaaaaattccCAAAACGGTGACGACATTGTCGTGGAAGATGTCAAAAGAAATAAGTCTAGTAATCTGAAGCGAGTAATGAGTGCAGGCCTCCAAGTTGATACTGTTTTAGGACGAAAAACCGGAAATTTGaaagatatttatactttaggAAGGAAATTAGGACAAGGACAATTTGGGACAACCTTTTTGTGTGTAGACAAAGCTCAACCAAAAGAATTTGCATGTAAATCAATTGCTAAAAGGAAGTTGACGACTGAAGAAGATGTCGAGGATGTAAGGAGGGAGATTCAGATAATGCATCACTTGGCAGGCCACCCTAGTGTTGTACAGATTGTTGGGGCTTATGAGGATGCTGTTGCTGTTCATGTTGTAATGGAGCTCTGTGCTGGTGGTGAACTTTTCGATAGGATTATAAAGAGAGGCCATTATTCTGAGAAGAAGGCTGCTGAACTTGCAAGAGTAATAGTAGGTGTTGTAGAAGCATGTCATTCACTCGGTGTTATGCACAGGGACCTCAAGCCTGAGAACTTCCTTTTTGTCAATGAGAAAGAGGAGTCCTCATTGAAGACCATCGACTTTGGATTATCTGTCTTCTTTAGACCAG GTGAAACATTCACAGATGTGGTTGGAAGCCCTTACTATGTAGCACCAGAAGTCCTGCGAAAGCGTTATGGTCCAGAATGTGATATTTGGAGTGCTGgagtaataatttatatacttCTTAGCGGTGTGCCTCCATTTTGGGATG AAACTGAGCAAGGAATATTTGAACAGATTGTAAAAGGGGAACTTGACTTAGTATCCGAACCTTGGCCAGCTATATCAGAAAGTGCCAAAGATCTAGTCAGAAAAATGCTTGTGAGGGAACCCAAAAAGCGGTTGACAGCTCACGAAGTTCTCT GTCACCCATGGGTCCGTGTAGGTGGAGTTGCTCCAGATAAGCCTCTTGATTCTGCTGTTCTTTCTCGTCTCAATCAATTTTCTgcaatgaataaattaaagaagataGCAATCAGA GTtattgctgaaaatctgtctGGAGAGGAAATTGCAGGATTAAAGCAAATGTTCAAAATGATAGACGCAGATAACAGTGGACATATTACACTGGAGGAACTGAAAAAGGGTTTAGAAAAAGTTGGTTCCAAACTTAAGGATTCAGAAATAAACAGTTTAATGCAAGCG GCAGATATGGATAATAGTGGTACCATTGACTATGGAGAGTTTATCGCTGCTATGCTTCATCTAAACAAAGTCCAGAAGGAGGATCATATGTATGCcgctttttcatattttgatcaAGATGGTAGTGGATATATCACACAAGAAGAGCTCCAAAAGGCTTGTGAGAAGTTTGGTTTGAGCAATATTCCCATGGAAGAACTTATGCGTGAAGTCGATCAGGATAAT GATGGGCGCATTGACTACAATGAATTTGTAGCAATGATGCAGGATACTGGTTTTGGTAAGAATGGCAACAAGAGAGTGTGA
- the LOC101253638 gene encoding pre-mRNA-splicing factor ATP-dependent RNA helicase DEAH7, with product MQKGDAGPIDLDKTTTTLEPDKTSSGGLFVPGKERVVFKPSERKSLLGLDALAIAKRGGATVESEFKVPRERLASIASSLDEDEESSAVSGIDELGHTASNVSRNNVRRRYRESYASETSASGSAVTDERGDAETVVRSHLNENTEVPPVSSGSLRSTISRGESVDRERDGSEYRDNYRSESREGRRRDRRTSREERHHRDSSRGYEREYDGDDGRKRSRYDGFRRTPGRSEWDDGRWEWQDTPRRDSRSSSSSRRYEPSPSPKFLGASPDSRLVSPWLGDHTPQSAGAASPWDSVAPSPTPIRASGSSVRSSSSRYGAKSSLIMSSTGGALSEDGGDDTNGASEDQNEEITESMRLEMEYNSDRAWYDREEGSTVFEGDGSSAFLGDEASFQKKEVELAKKLVRRDGSKMSLAQSKRLSQLTADNAQWEDRQLLRSGAVRGTEVQTEFDDEDERKVILLVHDTKPPFLDGRIVFTKQAEPIMPIKDPTSDMAIISRKGSALVREIREKQNMHKSRQRFWELAGSKLGDILGVEKSAEQVDADTATVGEDGEVDFKGEARFSQHLKKGEAVSDFALSKTLSQQRQYLPIFSVRDDLLQVVRENQVVVVVGETGSGKTTQLTQYLHEDGYTSNGIVGCTQPRRVAAMSVAKRVSEEMETELGDKVGYAIRFEDVTGPTTVIKYMTDGVLLRETLKDPDLEKYRVIVMDEAHERSLNTDVLFGILKKVVARRRDFKLIVTSATLNAQKFSNFFGSVPIFHIPGRTFPVNKLYSKTPCEDYVEAAVKQAMTIHITSAPGDILIFMTGQDEIEATCYALSERMEQLTSSTKQAVPNLLILPIYSQLPADLQAKIFQKAEDGARKCIVATNIAETSLTVDGIYYVIDTGYGKMKVYNPRMGMDALQVFPISRAAADQRAGRAGRTGPGTCYRLYTENAYENEMLQSPVPEIQRTNLGNVVLLLKSLKIQNLLDFDFMDPPPQDNILNSMYQLWVLGALNNVGDLTSLGWKMVEFPLDPPLAKMLLMGEQLECLNEVLTIVSMLSVPSVFFRPKDRAEESDAAREKFFVPESDHLTLLNVYQQWKANQYRGDWCNDHYLQVKGLRKAREVRSQLLDILKTLKIPLTSCGPDWDVVRKAICSAYFHNAARLKGVGEYVNCRNGMPCHLHPTSALYGLGYTPDNVVYHELILTSKEYMQCVTAVEPHWLAELGPMFFSVKDSDTSMLEHKKKQKEEKTAMEEEMEKLRKVQAEADRRNKEKEKEKRAKELQQVSMPGLKKGSTTYLRPKRLGL from the exons ATGCAG AAAGGAGATGCTGGACCAATTGATCTGGACAAGACAACAACGACATTGGAACCTGATAAGACGAGCAGTGGGGGTCTTTTTGTTCCTGGGAAGGAGAGAGTAGTTTTTAAACCTTCTGAGCGGAAATCACTTCTAG GGCTTGATGCATTGGCGATTGCTAAAAGGGGAGGGGCTACTGTAGAGAGTGAATTTAAAGTTCCAAGGGAGAGACTTGCTTCAATTGCGTCATCTTTAGATGAGGATGAAGAGTCATCTGCTGTTTCTGGAATTGATGAGTTGGGACATACTGCATCTAATGTTTCACGGAATAATGTACGGAGGAGGTATCGTGAATCTTATGCTAGTGAGACATCTGCTTCAG GTAGTGCAGTAACCGATGAACGGGGAGATGCTGAGACAGTCGTGAGGTCTCACTTGAATGAGAACACAGAG GTTCCACCTGTATCTTCTGGGAGTTTACGTTCTACGATATCTAGGGGCGAGTCAGTTGACCGTGAAAGAGATGGAAGTGAATACAGGGATAATTACAGAAGTGAAAGCAGGGAAGGGAGAAGGAGAGATAGAAGAACCAGCAGGGAAGAGCGCCACCATAGGGATTCATCACGTGGTTATGAAAGAGAATATGATGGGGATGACGGAAGAAAAAGAAGTAGATATGATGGTTTCAGGAGGACTCCTG GAAGATCGGAATGGGATGATGGTAGATGGGAGTGGCAAGATACCCCTCGTCGTGATAGTCGTTCCAGTAGTAGTAGCAGGCGTTATGAGCCTTCACCATCACCAAAGTTTCTTGGAGCTTCACCTGATTCTCGACTTGTTTCACCATGGCTCGGGGATCATACTCCTCAATCTGCTG GAGCTGCTTCTCCGTGGGACAGTGTGGCTCCTTCTCCAACTCCAATTAGGGCATCTGGGTCATCAGTAAGATCTTCAAGTTCCAGATATGGTGCTAAATCCAGTTTGATTATGTCTTCTACAGGAGGTGCTCTGTCTGAG GACGGAGGAGATGATACAAATGGTGCCTCTGAAGATCAGAATGAAGAGATTACTGAAAGTATGCGTTTAGAGATGGAGTATAATTCAGATCGTGCCTG GTATGACCGCGAAGAAGGTAGTACAGTGTTTGAAGGGGATGGTTCATCAGCATTTCTAGGTGATGAGGCATCTTTCCAGAAGAAAGAGGTGGAATTGGCCAAAAAACTG GTTCGTAGAGATGGAAGCAAGATGTCACTTGCTCAAAGTAAAAGGTTATCACAGCTCACTGCAGACAATGCTCAATGGGAGGACCGCCAGCTTTTGAGATCTGGAGCTGTTAGAGGTACCGAGGTGCAGACGGAGTTTGATGATGAGGATGAACGGAAGGTTATTCTTCTTGTTCACG ATACAAAGCCTCCCTTTTTGGATGGAAGAATTGTTTTCACCAAGCAAGCTGAGCCGATAATGCCAATAAAGGACCCAACTTCAGATATGGCCATAATTTCACGTAAAGGCTCAGCTCTAGTTCGGGAAATACGTGAAAAACAAAACATGCACAAGTCTCGACAAAGATTTTGGGAGCTGGCTGGTTCAAAACTCGGAGATATCCTTGGTGTTGAGAAGAGTGCAGAGCAG GTTGATGCGGATACTGCTACAGTGGGCGAGGATGGAGAGGTTGATTTTAAAGGAGAAGCTAGATTCTCACAGCACTTAAAGAAAGGGGAAGCTGTCAGTGATTTTGCATTATCAAAAACACTTTCACAGCAAAGGCAGTATCTGCCCATCTTCTCTGTGCGAGATGATTTATTGCAG GTGGTTCGCGAAAACCAGGTGGTGGTGGTTGTTGGAGAAACTGGTTCTGGAAAGACAACACAGCTAACTCAG TACCTTCATGAAGATGGCTATACAAGTAACGGGATTGTTGGTTGCACCCAACCCAGGCGTGTGGCAGCCATGAGTGTTGCAAAAAGAGTCAGTGAAGAAATGGAAACCGAGCTTGGTGATAAAGTTGGATATGCCATTCGTTTTGAAGATGTCACTGGGCCAACAACTGTTATCAAG TACATGACTGATGGTGTTCTTCTAAGGGAAACACTCAAAGATCCTGATCTTGAAAAATATCG TGTAATTGTAATGGATGAGGCCCATGAGAGATCACTCAACACTGATGTCCTTTTTGGCATTCTTAAGAAAGTTGTGGCTAGGCGACGTGATTTTAAGCTTATTGTCACTTCTGCAACTCTGAATGCCCAGAAGTTCTCTAACTTTTTTGGGAG CGTACCAATATTTCACATACCTGGAAGAACCTTTCCAGTAAATAAATTGTATAGTAAAACCCCATGTGAAGATTATGTCGAAGCTGCAGTTAAGCAAGCCATGACCATCCATATTACTAGTGCACCGGGTGATATACTCATCTTCATGACTGGTCAGGATGAGATTGAAGCTACCTGTTATGCACTTTCAGAGCGCATGGAACAGCTTACCTCGTCAACAAAGCAAGCAGTGCCCAATCTATTGATTCTTCCTATATACTCTCAACTGCCCGCTGATTTGCAAGCAAAAATATTCCAGAAAGCTGAAGACGGGGCTCGAAAATGCATAGTTGCTACTAATATTGCAGAAACATCCTTGACTGTCGATGGAATTTACTACGTCATTGATACAGGCTATGGTAAAATGAAGGTGTACAATCCTCGTATGGGTATGGATGCTCTGCAAGTGTTCCCTATTAGTCGAGCTGCAGCTGACCAGCGTGCTGGTCGAGCTGGTAGAACTGGCCCAGGAACTTGTTACCGGCTTTATACTGAGAATGCGTATGAGAATGAAATGCTGCAAAGTCCCGTGCCAGAGATTCAACGGACAAATCTTGGGAATGTGGTTTTGCTGCTCAAGTCTCTCAAAATTCAGAACCtgttggattttgattttatgGACCCACCTCCTCAGGATAACATCCTTAACTCCATGTATCAGTTGTGGGTATTAGGTGCACTTAACAATGTTGGGGATTTAACAAGCCTTGGCTGGAAAATGGTGGAGTTCCCATTGGATCCTCCCCTTGCCAAAATGCTCTTGATGGGAGAACAACTAGAATGTTTAAATGAGGTTCTGACTATTGTTTCTATGCTTTCAGTGCCTTCTGTTTTCTTTAGACCCAAGGATAGGGCTGAGGAAAGTGATGCTGCTAGGGAAAAGTTTTTTGTGCCAGAATCTGATCACCTTACACTGCTTAATGTTTACCAGCAATGGAAAGCTAATCAATACAGAGGGGACTGGTGTAATGACCACTATTTACAGGTCAAAGGTTTACGCAAGGCTAGGGAAGTAAGGTCTCAATTGCTGGATATCCTCAAGACACTTAAAATTCCACTCACTTCCTGTGGTCCTGATTGGGATGTTGTAAGGAAAGCCATCTGCTCTGCGTACTTCCATAATGCAGCTAGGCTGAAAGGAGTTGGGGAATATGTTAATTGCAGGAATGGAATGCCTTGCCACCTTCATCCCACTAGTGCTCTCTATGGATTGGGTTACACTCCTGATAACGTGGTTTATCATGAGCTTATCTTGACATCAAAGGAGTACATGCAGTGTGTGACAGCTGTGGAGCCTCACTGGTTGGCTGAACTGGGGCCCATGTTTTTCTCCGTGAAAGATTCTGATACATCAATGCTGGAACATAAAAAGAAAcagaaagaggagaaaactgCCATGGAGGAAGAAATGGAGAAGTTGCGTAAAGTACAGGCTGAAGCTGACAGACGAAacaaggagaaggagaaggaaaagAGAGCAAAAGAACTGCAACAGGTTTCTATGCCTGGGTTGAAGAAAGGCTCAACTACTTATTTACGACCCAAGAGGCTCGGTCTGTAA